TTAAAAAGAAACTACTGTTTTATGTTTTTCAACTTCTTATTCCAAAGTGTATAATTTATGCAATAAccatttttaaatggttttgtTGGCTAATCTTATCATGTTACAGCTTAACCAAATGTTGTGCTTCACTGCTAATAAAACCTACACATTGTTTTTCTGTAAGAATACCGTCGTTAACATTTTCCTACTTAGTGGATAATTAGATTGAAAGAGTCCTAAGGTTATTGAAATGTAAGAGACTATtttgatatagtatatagtataacTAGGAACATTACTCCAACTTTTCCCTTATTTATCAAGTAGTCTATATCACCATTTCTTTAGTTGAGATAAACTGAAAATAATATGGTTATTTCAGTCTTTACGAAAATAAAGAAAAGCTAAATAGAAGAAATATATCTGAGTCGATTTTCttaacaatccctctaacaccAACACAAGTCTTTTGCGAAAATATGTAACGACGGATCGAAATAGGAAAAAATTTGTATGATATTTTCTGGCTTAAATAATCAGATGAGAGGAGTTGCAATTTTGAACATGTAAAACCAAATCGATTCCAAGATAATCACAAAAAGGCATCAATAAACTAGCTAAGCTTCACTGCCATTGGAAACTAGTGTGCACACATGCGATGGTATCTTAAAATAAAGTATGTGACCTGTAGGCTGTAGTGGAGGGTATCGTGCTATAAAATTTTTGTGGAATACAGAACGGACATATATTCTGCAGAGAATGAATTTGGCACCTtaaatctttctttcttttcaggtaagaaaatagtttatcTGGTATCTATGAGTAGCTTTTATTTTTTGATAAACTATGCTAAGATTTTCAACTCTTTCTTCGTAAAATTACTACGTTTTTGGTATGCATTGTTAGTTTTGTTGGGTTTTAAGGTATTTAattaatatattaaatacttaaaagagggtgaatgagaaatgaaGGGAAACgaaatttttaagtaaaatttcaAGTTCCCCTTTCCCCCTGTGGCAtatggacattgtcccatattggaagaggaagagattTTTTATGGGtttataagcaattgctcttcttctagctcttaaaaagTTGAGAAGAaagcaagcctcgcgccgtcgtcgtcgctcggctcggcttcggaccaaatttatttgttaataataaaatattaacaaAAATGTGTTATTAATATTtgttaataacagaatattaatattaaatttaatccatttttctctgtttttgtaacagaaaattaactacccatcaattttccctctttattgttgagcaGATAGCCATTTATGTTGTGGCAGTTTTGCAGAAACatccattctgaagagttgcacctcttcagattccaGCCCAaattttggctataaatacaacactattctgctcagaattttaCTACGAATTTCTGAGTTTTCTCTCCTTATTCTGCATACTTTTAGCATACAAACAAAGCAAAAAGTAAGTGTGATTTTCTACTGatctttgtgttcgctgaaaactggcgtttgaagtaccactacaccagtgtgtaattcgttctatcttgGGAAGAAATAACTCATAACCTTGGGTGCTagaaggggattaaattccttaaggagaCACTGTGAATTTAGTGAGCTCGAATTGTTTATGATCATTTCTGTTTATGTCATTTATGTTTATCATAATTTCTTTTTATAttaatttatatttccagaattattTTCCAAATACAGTTTattaacaagcttaaggaatttaatatatttctgtatttgtattattgtttctagagagtaaaacctttgtggttttgtactctattaaaatctacgtgattttaacgttagtgtcattcttttacagaaatgagagagtctcattagtgaaaacccctcgaagggcactatgaggcgacaaggatataaagggggcAAGCAAGATAAGATTGGCAGAAAGGATCCGCATCAGGCGAGAGTTAGGCGTCTGCGCATCCCCAGCAAAGCAAGGCCATCAGGAAGATTGGTTGATAGACTGGGTTGGTTAATCcgaaaatgcacgacatgatcattggattagttataccattcagataagttctttttctttttctcttccccAGCATTTGCTCAGAaagactttttctttttctatcttttgaagtCATCACCTTTCATTTCTTTGCTTAAAGACTTTTTCTCCATCAGTTTGTTTTTTtagaaggatttttcagagtttactaccagttgccaaaatggtacaaagcaaaatatgaatgggacaggccaaagataaatATTtgttaataacagaatattaatattaaatccaatccgtTTTTCTCTGTTTttgtaacagaaaattaactacccatcaattttccctctttattgatGAGTAGATAACCATTTATGTAATGACATTTATGTTGTGGCAGTTTTGCAGAAACatccattctgaagagttgcacctcttcataTTCCAACCCAaattttggctataaatacaacacTTTCTGCTCAAAATTTTACTACGAATTTCTGAGTTTTCTctccttcttctgcatacttttagcATACAAACAAAGCAAAAAGTAAGTGTGATTTTCTACTAatctttgtgttcgctgaaaacTAGTGTTTGGAGTACCACTACAcaagtgtgtaattcgttctatcctaggaggaaataatccataaccttgggtgctagaaggggattaaattccttaaggagacactatgaattcagtgggctcgaattgttTATGATCATTTCTGTTTATGTCATTTATGTTTATCATAATTTCTTTTTATAttaatttatatttccagaattattTTCCAAATACAGTTTattaacaagcttaaggaatttaatatatttctgtatttgtattattgtttctagagagtaaaacctttgtggttttgtactctattaaaatctacgtgattttaacgttggtgtcattcttttacagaaatgactaatgGAAATGAGAACCAAGTTGTTCCTATGGTGACTGCCAATGCTTCAACGAGCCGAACACCGGCAACATCGGCACCGGCGGAGAAACccgaaaaattttccgggattaATTTCAAGCGatggcagcaaaagatgttcttctatttGACTACCTTAAGTCttcagaagttcatcaaggaagatgttcctatGCTGGCCGATGAAATTCCTGATAATGAACGCTTTCTAGTGACCGAGGTTTGGAAGCATTCAGATTTCTTGTGCAAGAATTACATTCTTAGCGGGTTGGAGGATGCGTTGTATAATGTCTACAGTGGCGTGAAAACGTCAAAAGAACTGTggaatgcgcttgaaaagaaatacaaaactgaagatgccgggTTGAAAAAGTTCGTGGCTGCAAAGTTTTTGGACTataaaatggtagatagcaaatttgttattacccaagtccaagaactgcaagtgattattcacgatctccttgctgaaggtatgaatcaaattaatattgatgttgaaagtagtaatctTAGTATTCTTACTAACGGaaatttcattgaaggtcttgttatcagtgaagcattccaagtagcagcaatgattgagaagttgtctcctttgtggaaggacttcaaaaactgcttgaaacacaaacgcaaggagatgtcccttgaagatctcattgttagattgagaattgaagaagacaacaaagctgctgaaaaAAGAGGTCGTGGAAGTTCAACAATAATGAGAGCGAATATTGTTGAAGAGAACaagaagagaaagaaggcttctggttTAAAATACAACCCAAgtaagaagcggttcagtggaaactgctacaactgcGGAAAAatcggacacaaatctacggagtgccgttctccgaagaaagacaagaagaagggtctagcaaacatggttgaaaaacatgatgatgttgatgacttatgCGCCATGCTTTCCGAATGCAATGTGGTGGGCAATCCTAAaaagtggtggattgattctggagccactcgccatgtttgtgctgtcaaTGAAGCTTTTGCTAGTTATGCTcctgttggacccgatgagataATTTCCATGGGAAATGCTGCAaaggccaagattgaaggatgtgggaagatatttctcTAAATGACTTCCGGCTGTGatcacatgatttttgccctatatgataattactcccaaaaattcaaaataaaacgattttcctttgtgtgcaatttttgaattttcgtggcatttttggataattacttgtattttttgtctgtgcatgtttatttgttaaattgataaaaaaatataaaaatatgtcgcattcgcatttaatatttaattaagttggttttacaaaatgaaaaaaaattataaaaataatgtacgttgcatttttaacatttaacgtccaaattgagtgattttatcgttaattacTTTTTAAAtatgtgataattgttattaagagttaattagtatttttagataattttggattttataatttaatcttggcatttttagctttattaattagaaaattgaataaatagaaaagaacaaaaatagacgagaatcggattgggccttttcttcaaaatATTAAACCACAGGCCAAAAGAACCAAACCCATACTGGGtcaacccgacccggtccgcACCATAACCAAACCACCCGcccaacccctttcttcatttttcatttccctAACCCTAAACCTAAACACCCGCCCCCTTTCTTTCTCTTCACTTTCACCATAAACAACCTCCAGCTCCTCCAATGGCCGCCCAGCCTCCATCGTCTCCTCCAACACCCCGTCGACCAGCCTCGACACCAGCAGTAGCAGTTCGTCGTCTTCGTCATCCCCCGTCGCCCTCCTTCCTCACGCCCCACACACCATGACCATCGACCATAGCTACCCATTACAGCCTCCATCGTCTTCGaaccaacacacacacacacacacacactcacactCACACCTCGCGACCAAACGACCACCTAAAGCAGCCACCTGCTGCAGCTGCTTCGTCTCGCCACCCCAGCCAACCACCATTATCTTCATCGTCGACCACCAACAGCCCAAGAACCCATCGTCTTCATCGTCGCCTGCTTGTGGAGTGTGTGTTGGTTCGAAGGAGCTCCAGTCGTCCAACTCCAGTAATCGACATCCCTGCTCCAGTCGTCCAACTCTAGTCGTCGACATCCCTGCTCCTCCCATGAACGACGTGAGCTCCAAGCTTGACTATGTGTCGCACGCACACACACAGTCGTCGACCAGCCTTCACCGGTTGCTTCGTCGACGTCCAGCCCCTCCAAACGACCAACCAGTGACCCCCATCGTTCTGCTTCTAACTCCAGTCAACTAGCGCGtcgaggttccgttcgaatccgggcttcaaactagtaggtttccattctcttttcttttagtttttagtTCAGTAAATTCATCTtccgctccttttcttctttctctgatTGTGTTTGTGTTCAATGGTTTGGTTTGAATTTAAACCCGGATCTTTGTTTGTATTAGAGATAATTCGTGGTCATTTTATGAAGTTTGTTAGTTttttttcatcaagtgatttaatatcgagtgtttattttagtttgaatcattcatctttgttatgatgttgtttgatttagtttgagttcAAATGatgattgagtttagtgatttgaatctacttgtttgtcatAATAAAATTGTTGATATGAATCCGACCATGATAAACTgaattgggagttagtttcatgtgtttaatttGTCAATTATtaggcttgatttggttataaCTGCGGTAATTGGATAATTAATCAGGAGGATTTGGATATAGCTGATATTGGTCCGGTACAGGTTGAAAGGGGATGGGGTAGAacggtaatttcagtagtttcaggggtatttttgggatttaaagtcttaaaaaataattaatttgagtgctccgtccactaggcattaataatattaaaatagtacatggtgggggacaaaacataatgtagtagggaataatgtatttgtttaatatagtggggaacaaaacataaggtAGTGGGGAATAATATATTTacttaatatagtgggggacaaaacatgtaggcatgggggacaagggatttaaataaagaaaagacatatggtagtggggaacaaagcatgcaattaTGGGAAtaatatttcgggttagtggttcaaaacaagagtcttgttataaatagagtcattttgacacatttttGGAGGTTGAACATTCTTGAAATAAGAAAGGGTGGGAACATTTTCTGAAAATTAAAAAGAAGGGCTGGATTTTGGAGATGATCAGAAATTCAGAGTCTAAGAGTGAAATACAAGCTGAGTTTTTACCCAAAAGAGTTCAATAGGTTAAGAGCTAAATACCGAAAGTGAGGTATCTTCTTTCACTGCTGAATATTAGAAACTAGTGTTGTCACTGTTTTATTGGTGTTGCGGGCTGGTAT
The Nicotiana sylvestris chromosome 11, ASM39365v2, whole genome shotgun sequence DNA segment above includes these coding regions:
- the LOC138880786 gene encoding uncharacterized protein, with the protein product MTNGNENQVVPMVTANASTSRTPATSAPAEKPEKFSGINFKRWQQKMFFYLTTLSLQKFIKEDVPMLADEIPDNERFLVTEVWKHSDFLCKNYILSGLEDALYNVYSGVKTSKELWNALEKKYKTEDAGLKKFVAAKFLDYKMVDSKFVITQVQELQVIIHDLLAEGMNQINIDVESSNLSILTNGNFIEGLVISEAFQVAAMIEKLRIEEDNKAAEKRGRGSSTIMRANIVEENKKRKKASGLKYNPSKKRFSGNCYNCGKIGHKSTECRSPKKDKKKGLANMVEKHDDVDDLCAMLSECNVVGNPKKWWIDSGATRHVCAVNEAFASYAPVGPDEIISMGNAAKAKIEGCGKIFL